The Macrobrachium rosenbergii isolate ZJJX-2024 chromosome 20, ASM4041242v1, whole genome shotgun sequence region ACAGGAGGGAAAGGAACCACTGCCCTTGTTGGTGcatacctaacctaacttagtgtATGCAACCCAGGCTTACTTAGCCTGCAGGACCCCCTCCCCCTTGATTTCATTCCATGAGACAAGttcagctcttcttcttcttcatgtggAACGCCTCTTCATTCATACagtctccccctcccctaccactAGACATAGGCTCATTGCACCAGATATGCTACAGTGAATAGCAATAGCGTTTGGCTACAGCATCAGCAGGTGGGTCTCTACAGCCACACACTTACCCTACCGAGTGTATACGTTCTTTGAATTCCATATACTGTCGTTTCCTGTCGAAGTGTTTGACCTGCGGAAGAAGAATGCAGAATTAATGAATGAGGGGTTTGTGTATcgaaaaataggaaatttcaGGTCTCGTAATAAAAAATGCATGAAGGATCTTGTTCAAAATTATTGTGGTCCCAtgctttcagtttttattcttcatttggtTACTTTCATGTTTTGACGAGACATTATTGgacttctttttgtctttcttaatttccttactggcgtaaaaaaaaaaaaaaaaatctgaacaatGATTCTGAGTAAATAGGATTTCATGTTGCATtcctttatgaaagaaaaattatgaaacttaaaaaaacaaagttgcTTTGTGCAGCTAAAAGACATCAAAAGAGTCTGCAAAGACGGACAATTAGAGATAAAACTGATCACATTTTCAAAGATCTAAAGTATTAGAAAGCTCTTTCTGCCTTAGATGTACCCAGCTAGAGAGAGCAAACTTACCCAGTGCCCAGGGCATGAGAGTTCATAGAGGCGCCTGAGGTCCATGCAGTGATCTCTATGGACGTCTGGGAGGTCTAAACAAGCCCAGTATCTGTCTCGGGACTCCCAGCAAGCCTTGCGAACGCCCTTGTCCCGAAATGACATCCTGAGAAAGATTATAAGGTTGGTTATAGGATTCTGTAGGAAATTTAGGAGATGAACAACGATAGCCTGAGGACATGAGAAGTTATATATCatttagaaaatgaataattaaatccCGAGGAAAATGAGATTGGTGACATACTGGA contains the following coding sequences:
- the LOC136849102 gene encoding cytochrome c oxidase assembly factor 6 homolog isoform X1: MSFRDKGVRKACWESRDRYWACLDLPDVHRDHCMDLRRLYELSCPGHWVKHFDRKRQYMEFKERIHSVGLPESTTLSPCPPLEASLTRRHRVYSQVVFT
- the LOC136849102 gene encoding cytochrome c oxidase assembly factor 6 homolog isoform X2; its protein translation is MSFRDKGVRKACWESRDRYWACLDLPDVHRDHCMDLRRLYELSCPGHWVKHFDRKRQYMEFKERIHSPPGVDHAVAMSPP